The Bifidobacterium asteroides genomic interval CCAATGGCAAGACCTCGACCACCAGGATGGTCGCCGCCATGATGCAGGCCAGCGGGTTCACGGCCCCTGCGGTGGGCAACATCGGCAAGGCCGTCTCCACAGCCGTTCTGGACTCCGACAACGACATGCTCTGCGTAGAGCTGAGCTCCTTCCAGCTGCACTTCACCTTCTCGCCGACCCTGGAGTGCGCGGCCATCACCAATCTGGCCGACGATCACCTGGACTGGCACGGTGGCTTTGAGGCCTATGCGGCCGACAAGGCGCGCATCTACCGGGGCGTGCGCAAGGCCCTGGTCTACAACGCTGACGACTCCCGGGTCTCTGAACTGGCCAGGCAGGCGCAGCCAGCCCCAGGCTGCCGACGTGTGGGGTTCACCCTGGGTCGGCCCGAGCCTGGGCAGTTGGGCGTAGAGGATGGCTGGGTCATAGACCACAGCGGATTGACCGGTCATGACTTTGAGGAGGGCGTCAGGCTGGTCCGGGTGGCCGACCTGACGGATCTGTGCGAGCCTGACGGCACGGTCTACCCCCATCTGCTGGCTGATGCCCTCTGCGCCCTGGCTCTGGCCCTGGGTGCTGGGGCCAAGGTCGACGCGGCCATCGAAGCCATGCGTGCTTTCACCCCTGGCGACCACAGGATCAGTACGGTGGCCACCCTGGGCCAGGGTTCGCAGGCCATCCGTTTTGTCGACGACTCCAAGGCCACCAACGCCCATGCCGCCGAGGCCTCCCTGGCCAGCTACCATGACGGCCAGGTGGTCTGGCTGGCCGGCGGGTTGGCCAAGGGCGCCCGCTTTGACGATCTAGTCCGGTCCCGCAGGTCCAAGCTGGCTGCAGCCGTGATCATCGGCCGGGATCAGCAGCCCATGGCCCAGGCCATCAAGGACCAGGCGCCCGATCTGCCGGTTACCCTGATCGACCCTGGTGCCGGCGATCAGGTTATGGCCCGGGCCGT includes:
- the murD gene encoding UDP-N-acetylmuramoyl-L-alanine--D-glutamate ligase, whose product is MDMDLSQKHVLVAGLGISGRSVAAALRGRAAGVITVDQRAPQADLHDFDQVDWSQVDLVMASPVFNPRTPFVLEAQRRGIPVVSEVEMAWMLRVPAARTGRPAPWIGITGTNGKTSTTRMVAAMMQASGFTAPAVGNIGKAVSTAVLDSDNDMLCVELSSFQLHFTFSPTLECAAITNLADDHLDWHGGFEAYAADKARIYRGVRKALVYNADDSRVSELARQAQPAPGCRRVGFTLGRPEPGQLGVEDGWVIDHSGLTGHDFEEGVRLVRVADLTDLCEPDGTVYPHLLADALCALALALGAGAKVDAAIEAMRAFTPGDHRISTVATLGQGSQAIRFVDDSKATNAHAAEASLASYHDGQVVWLAGGLAKGARFDDLVRSRRSKLAAAVIIGRDQQPMAQAIKDQAPDLPVTLIDPGAGDQVMARAVRAAGSYAQPGQVVLLAPACASMDQFASYADRGDQFAQQAEQWVHEHEARH